A genomic window from Sorex araneus isolate mSorAra2 chromosome 2, mSorAra2.pri, whole genome shotgun sequence includes:
- the LOC101558194 gene encoding olfactory receptor 2H2-like — protein sequence MTQICNESHSDFILLGFSNKPYLEKICFWVTLFFYCMTVTGNVIIIIISWKDPKLHSPMYFFLSNLSLLDLCFTSSCVPQMLINFWGPEKSISYVGCAIQLFVFLWLGTTECVLLVVMAVDRYVAVCHPLQYNVIMHTKLCLNLSILAWGIGLVQSLVQSPTTLQLPFCASKEIDDIVCEVPALIQISSADTTYNELQMSISSIVLLVVPLMIIIWSYSSIAKAVLKIKSTAGQKKAFGTCSSHLLVVFLFYGTVTAVYLQPKNNYTHENGKFFTLFYTVVTPTLNPLIYTLRNKEVKGALRRLAKRI from the coding sequence ATGACCCAAATTTGCAATGAAAGTCACAGTGATTTTATCCTCCTGGGCTTCTCTAACAAGCCATATCTAGAGAAGATTTGTTTTTGGGtaactctatttttttattgtatgACTGTTACTGGAAATGTGATTATAATTATCATCTCCTGGAAGGATCCCAAACTCCATTCCccaatgtatttctttctttccaatctTTCCCTTTTAGATCTCTGTTTTACTAGTAGCTGTGTTCCACAGATGTTAATTAATTTCTGGGGTCCTGAAAAGAGCATCAGTTATGTCGGTTGTGCCATTCAACTCTTTGTTTTCTTGTGGCTTGGAACCACTGAATGTGTCCTTCTTGTGGTCATGGCTGTTGACCGCTATGTGGCAGTGTGTCATCCTCTTCAATATAATGTTATCATGCACACAAAACTATGCCTGAACCTGTCCATCCTTGCATGGGGGATTGGCCTGGTTCAGTCTTTGGTTCAGTCTCCTACTACCCTCCAGTTACCCTTCTGTGCCAGTAAAGAGATAGATGACATTGTGTGTGAAGTACCAGCACTGATTCAGATTTCTAGTGCAGATACCACTTATAATGAATTACAAATGTCCATATCCAGTATTGTTCTCCTAGTGGTGCCCTTGATGATAATTATTTGGTCCTATAGTTCTATTGCTAAGGctgttctgaaaataaaatcaactgCAGGGCAGAAAAAAGCATTTGGCACTTGCAGTTCTCATCTTCTTGTAGTCTTTCTCTTCTATGGCACAGTCACGGCTGTATATCTTCAGCCCAAGAATAACTATACTCATGAAAATGGCAAATTTTTCACCCTTTTCTACACTGTTGTAACTCCAACTCTAAATCCACTCATCTACACGCTCAGGAACAAGGAGGTAAAGGGTGCACTAAGGAGACTGGCAAAGAGGATCTGA